One Mycolicibacterium goodii genomic region harbors:
- a CDS encoding ABC transporter ATP-binding protein, protein MLWALLRQYVRPYRLLLTVVAALQVISNMASLYLPTVNAAIIDEGVAKGDTARIIELGAVMLGVTALQVVCAVGAVFFGARAATGFGHDLRSAVFRHVTTFSAEEAGRFGAASLLTRTTNDVGHIQQLVQLTVTMLITAPIMSIGGIFMALHQDAGLSWLLLVSVPVLGLANYWIIRHLMPVFTRMQGLIDGINRVLRDQLSGIRVIRAFAREPFERVRFAEANQALSDSALEAGRWQALMLPVTTLVINVSSVALIWFGGLRIDAGQMQVGSLIAFLAYFMQILMAVLMATFMLVIFPRAAVCADRIGEVLQTRTAITNPAEPVRPSALTGDLAVHDATFRYPGADRPVLQGVSFTAPRGTTTAVVGSTGSGKSTLISLICRLYDVTAGSLRIDGVDVRDLDIEQLWSAIGLVPQRGYLFSGTVAENLRYGKADATEDEMWDALRVAAADAFVRAHPDGLNMPVAQGGINFSGGQRQRLAIARAVIRRPAIYLFDDAFSALDVHTDARVRAALRDVSADATVVIVSQRISTVIEADQVVVIDDGRVVGIGTHDTLLADCPIYAEFAESQALTSGEPR, encoded by the coding sequence ATGCTCTGGGCGCTGCTGCGACAGTACGTGCGGCCGTACCGGTTGCTGCTGACCGTCGTCGCCGCGTTGCAGGTGATCAGCAACATGGCGTCGCTGTATCTGCCGACGGTGAACGCCGCGATCATCGACGAAGGTGTCGCCAAGGGCGACACGGCCCGGATCATCGAGCTCGGCGCGGTGATGCTCGGGGTCACGGCCCTGCAGGTGGTGTGCGCCGTCGGCGCCGTGTTCTTCGGCGCCCGCGCGGCGACGGGCTTCGGGCACGATCTGCGGTCGGCGGTCTTCAGGCATGTCACGACGTTCTCGGCAGAGGAGGCCGGCCGCTTCGGCGCGGCGTCGCTGCTGACCCGCACCACCAACGACGTCGGACACATCCAGCAGCTGGTGCAGTTGACCGTGACCATGCTGATCACCGCGCCCATCATGTCGATCGGCGGCATCTTCATGGCGCTGCACCAGGACGCGGGGCTGTCGTGGCTGCTGCTGGTCAGTGTGCCGGTGCTGGGCCTGGCCAATTACTGGATCATCCGCCATCTCATGCCGGTGTTCACCCGTATGCAGGGACTCATCGACGGGATCAACCGCGTGCTGCGCGATCAGCTGTCCGGCATCCGCGTGATCCGGGCGTTCGCGCGCGAACCCTTCGAACGCGTGCGCTTCGCAGAGGCCAACCAGGCGCTGTCGGACTCCGCTCTGGAGGCGGGCCGCTGGCAGGCGCTCATGCTTCCGGTGACCACCCTGGTCATCAACGTCTCCAGCGTCGCGCTGATCTGGTTCGGTGGTTTGCGTATCGACGCGGGGCAGATGCAGGTCGGATCGCTCATCGCGTTCCTGGCCTACTTCATGCAGATCCTCATGGCCGTGCTGATGGCGACGTTCATGCTGGTGATCTTCCCGCGCGCGGCCGTGTGCGCCGACCGCATCGGCGAGGTGCTGCAGACGCGGACCGCGATCACCAACCCGGCCGAGCCCGTGCGCCCCAGCGCCCTCACCGGCGACCTCGCCGTGCACGACGCCACCTTCCGTTATCCGGGTGCCGACCGGCCCGTGTTGCAGGGTGTCTCGTTCACCGCGCCGCGCGGCACCACGACCGCGGTGGTCGGCTCGACCGGATCGGGCAAGTCGACGCTGATCTCCCTGATCTGCCGGCTCTACGACGTCACCGCCGGTTCGCTGCGGATCGACGGTGTCGACGTTCGCGATCTGGACATCGAGCAGTTGTGGTCGGCGATCGGGCTGGTGCCGCAGCGCGGTTACCTGTTCTCGGGCACCGTCGCCGAGAACCTGCGCTACGGCAAGGCCGACGCGACCGAGGACGAGATGTGGGACGCGCTGCGGGTCGCGGCGGCCGACGCCTTCGTGCGCGCGCACCCCGACGGCCTGAACATGCCGGTGGCGCAGGGCGGCATCAACTTCTCAGGCGGGCAGCGGCAGCGGCTCGCGATCGCGCGTGCGGTGATCCGCCGCCCGGCGATCTACCTGTTCGACGACGCGTTCTCGGCCCTCGACGTGCACACCGACGCCCGGGTACGCGCCGCCCTGCGCGACGTGTCCGCGGACGCGACGGTCGTGATCGTGTCGCAGCGCATCTCGACCGTCATCGAGGCCGATCAGGTGGTCGTGATCGACGACGGACGCGTCGTCGGCATCGGCACCCACGACACACTGCTGGCCGACTGCCCGATCTACGCCGAGTTCGCCGAATCGCAGGCACTCACCTCGGGAGAGCCGCGGTGA